The Stigmatella aurantiaca DW4/3-1 genome contains the following window.
CGGGGCTGGGGCCCTTCGGGCTGATGGTGGTGTCGCTGGCGCTGGTCGGCTGGGCAGGGCCCGCGCGCATGTTCCGCAACCGCTTGAGCACGCTGGAAGGGCAGGAGTTCGTGGCTGCCTCCCGGGCCCTGGGCGCAACCCGCTTCCACGTGCTTCGGGTCCACCTCTGGCCTGCCTTGCTGCCCTTCGTGCTGGCCGTCTTCCTCAGCCGGTTGCCGGCCGCCATCCTCGCGGAGTCCACGGTGAGCTTTTTTGGCATCGCGCGGATGGAGCCCATGTCCTTGGGGCGCTACCTGGGCACCAGCTACGCGGCGCTCATCTACGAGGGGGGGACCCGCATCGTTATTCCCGCCTGGGCGCTGCTCATGTTGCTGGTGCTCGGCGCCTCGCTTTCCTCCCAGGCGTTGGGAACGAGCGTCCGGAAGGGCTGAGTCTCACTCAACCCCTTGGTTCACCTGGGCTTTCCAGGGGGCACGGAGGAATGCCGCGTGTCCTCCGCTGGGTTCTTCTAAAGCACACTTCCTGACACACACCTCGTTCCTACCAGGTTGAGCCATGTCCTTTCCTATCGATGATCTTCCCATTGCGACCGGTCACACGCCCGTGCGTGAGCAGCGTGACGACGACCTGAAGCTGGAACAGGTCCGGGGCGCGGTGCTGGTGGTCGAGGATGATCCGTCCAGCCGTGAGTTGCTCGTCGAGATGCTCTCCCAATGGGGGTATGAGCCCCTGCCGGTGGGCAGCGCCGAGGAGGCGGAGTTCGCCGTGCGCAACAAGCGCATGGACGCCGCCGTCGTGGACGTCTTCCTGCCGGGCCGCAGCGGCGCCCTGCTGATGTCCCGCCTGCGCGAGCGCTTCCCGCAGGCCGTCCTCATTGGCGTGAGCGCGATGAGCGACGCGTCCATGGCCCGCAAGTGCAAGGGCCTGGGGGCGGACCTCTTCATTGGCAAGCCCGTGCTCCCGGAGAAGCTGGCCCAGGCGCTCCAGTCGAAGCACCACAGCTGGCACTAAGGCCTACGGGTTTTCCCTTGCCGCGGGCCTGCCCGGGGGAAGGGGATGGAGCGGTATGCGGTTGCACGCCCTGGCCGAACGGCCGATGCTTCCCGTGTGAAGACGCTCGCTCCCGGCCTCCTGCTGGCGATGCCCCAGCTGGGGGATCCCAACTTCCATCGCTCGGTGGTGCTGATGCTCGAGCATGGAGAGAAAGGCTCCATGGGGCTGGTCATCAACCGGGGCGCGCCGTTGACGCTCGGTGAGCTGGCCCGGGGGCAATCGATGAAGATTGCCTCCGATCGCACCCAGCAGCCCGTCTTCGTCGGGGGGCCGGTGGAGTCCCACCGGGGCTTCATCCTCCACGACGAGGAGACGGTCTCGGAGAAGCACGTCGTCCTGCCGGGGCTGTTCTTGAGCGTCACGCTGGATGCCCTGGGGCTGCTCTTGGAGAACCCCAGCCCGCGCGTGCGCTTCTGCCTGGGGTATGCTGGGTGGGGCCCTGGGCAGTTGGAGCGGGAGATGGCGGCCGGCTCCTGGCTGTTCGCCGAGGCGGTGGTCCACTCCGTGCTGGAAGGAGAACCCTCCCGGCTCTGGGGCGAGACGCTGCGGGGCATGGGCGTAGACCCCGCCATGCTGATGGTGGGAAAGGGTTTGAACTGATGCTGAACGAAGAGACCCTCCGTCGCTACATCCTCGAGGCCTTGCCAGGCTCCGAGGTGGTGGTCCGTGACACCACGGGGACGGGTGACCATTTCGAGGCGCATGTGGTGAGCCCGGCATTCGCGGGAAAGACCATGGTGCAGCAGCACAAGCTCGTGTACGCGCCGCTTCAGCCCTGGTTGGCGTCGGGCGAACTGCACGCGCTGGCGCTAAAAACGTATTCGCCCGAGCAATGGCAGAAGCTCGGGCCTCGCTGAGGAAGGACCTACCCGATGACTCCAGAACTCAAGGCCCAGATCGAGGAGCATATCCGCTCCCACAAGATCGTCCTGTTCATGAAGGGCAATGCCCTGTTCCCCCAGTGCGGCTTCTCCGCCCGGGCGCTGCAGTTGCTCCAACCGCTCGGCCAGGTGCATACGGTGGATGTGCTGGCCGATCCCGCGATTCGACAGGGGATCAAGGATTACTCGAACTGGCCCACCATCCCCCAGGTCTACATCAATGGGGAGTTCGTCGGCGGCTCGGACATCCTGGCGGAGATGGCCGAGCGGGGCGAGCTGGCGAACCTCGTGGCGGGCACCTCGTCCGGGGCGGCGCAGTAAGTCTTACCGTCCCCCCCCCGGTAGCGGCGGCTGCTCATTCCTACGTAGAATGAGCAGCGTCTTGGCCACCGCGACACCGCCCCCTCCTGGTGAGACGACCGACGCCCCTGAGGCGTCGCCCGTTTCCGTTCCTTCCTCGCCTCCCAACGCGCTGAACACCCACTCGGCGCGGGCGCCGTCCGTGCCGGGCGTGCCCTTGGGGGATGCCGAGGATGCCATCCCCACGGCGAAGACCCAGACGTTGCTGGAGCGGGTGCAGTCCTTCCGCGCCCGGAACGAGAAGTGGGAGATGGCGGCGTTCTTCTTCGTCGGCTTCGCCTACGACGTGCTCACGCTGGGCCGCATCGATGACACGCTCTCCATGGTGCAGCAGCTCGTGTACCTGGGGGTGCTGGCCTCGCTGCTGATGCTGGAGCAGCGCTACCCCGAGGGGGTGGAGCCGCCCAAGGTGCTGGCGAAGGTGTGGCGCTGGCGCGAGGACGCCATCCACTTCTTCTACGGGAGCCTGCTCAGCTCCTTCACGCTCTTCTTCTTCAAGAGCGCCTCGGGGCTCGTGGCGCTGCTGTTCCTGGTGGTCATGTTCGGCCTGCTGGTGGCCAACGAGCTGCCGCGCTTCCGCCAGCTGGGGCCCGTGGTGCGCATGACGCTCTTCAGCCTGTGCGTCAGCATGTACCTGGCGTACGTGCTGCCCGTGCTGACGGGCCGGTTGAACGTGTGGATCTTCCTGCTCGCGCTGGTGCTCGCGGCTGGGGTCATCTACGGGATGATGCGGCTCTTGCGCCGCTGGGGCCTCATGGAGGGCAAAGCCCTTTTCCGCCAGGTGGCCCTGCCGGGCTTCGGCCTTCAGGTGGCGTTGCTGGTGCTCTATCTGCTCCGGGTGCTGCCGCCGGTGCCGCTGTCCGTGACGTTCAGCGGCGTCTACCACGAGGTGAAGCGGGTCAATGGTCCGGAGGGAGTGGAGTACCACCTCTCGCACCAGCGGCCCTGGTGGAAGTTCTGGCAGAAGGGGGACCAGTCCTTCCGGGTGCGCGCGGGCGACAAGGTGAACTACTTCGTCAGCGTCTTCGCGCCCGCGGGCTTCCAC
Protein-coding sequences here:
- a CDS encoding ABC transporter permease; this encodes MSRIPTRAWVGFLLLGGLGALSLLMGRLFPEVLASSCPLGSDLTRPDRTVCELAFGGLWISLAIGLAAGGLSTGLGLAVAAVARLSGGVLERWVMRLADAFFALPDVLVVMVLQLAGQSLVDAGGGAGLGPFGLMVVSLALVGWAGPARMFRNRLSTLEGQEFVAASRALGATRFHVLRVHLWPALLPFVLAVFLSRLPAAILAESTVSFFGIARMEPMSLGRYLGTSYAALIYEGGTRIVIPAWALLMLLVLGASLSSQALGTSVRKG
- a CDS encoding response regulator, with translation MSFPIDDLPIATGHTPVREQRDDDLKLEQVRGAVLVVEDDPSSRELLVEMLSQWGYEPLPVGSAEEAEFAVRNKRMDAAVVDVFLPGRSGALLMSRLRERFPQAVLIGVSAMSDASMARKCKGLGADLFIGKPVLPEKLAQALQSKHHSWH
- a CDS encoding YqgE/AlgH family protein, producing MKTLAPGLLLAMPQLGDPNFHRSVVLMLEHGEKGSMGLVINRGAPLTLGELARGQSMKIASDRTQQPVFVGGPVESHRGFILHDEETVSEKHVVLPGLFLSVTLDALGLLLENPSPRVRFCLGYAGWGPGQLEREMAAGSWLFAEAVVHSVLEGEPSRLWGETLRGMGVDPAMLMVGKGLN
- a CDS encoding BolA family protein; its protein translation is MLNEETLRRYILEALPGSEVVVRDTTGTGDHFEAHVVSPAFAGKTMVQQHKLVYAPLQPWLASGELHALALKTYSPEQWQKLGPR
- the grxD gene encoding Grx4 family monothiol glutaredoxin, whose translation is MTPELKAQIEEHIRSHKIVLFMKGNALFPQCGFSARALQLLQPLGQVHTVDVLADPAIRQGIKDYSNWPTIPQVYINGEFVGGSDILAEMAERGELANLVAGTSSGAAQ
- a CDS encoding DUF2914 domain-containing protein, whose protein sequence is MATATPPPPGETTDAPEASPVSVPSSPPNALNTHSARAPSVPGVPLGDAEDAIPTAKTQTLLERVQSFRARNEKWEMAAFFFVGFAYDVLTLGRIDDTLSMVQQLVYLGVLASLLMLEQRYPEGVEPPKVLAKVWRWREDAIHFFYGSLLSSFTLFFFKSASGLVALLFLVVMFGLLVANELPRFRQLGPVVRMTLFSLCVSMYLAYVLPVLTGRLNVWIFLLALVLAAGVIYGMMRLLRRWGLMEGKALFRQVALPGFGLQVALLVLYLLRVLPPVPLSVTFSGVYHEVKRVNGPEGVEYHLSHQRPWWKFWQKGDQSFRVRAGDKVNYFVSVFAPAGFHDYSVYVQWYFDDPQKGWRSFFRKALNARGTGAEAGFRTYANLTNPAPGDWLAVLETEDGHEINRLSFSVEKDEGTDPRQFEVFVHKHDKRTK